From Pseudomonas sp. G.S.17, the proteins below share one genomic window:
- a CDS encoding DUF3649 domain-containing protein, with product MADQQTRSQSSARAKSKARPSKGVALSLAYRLAVTSRILAALFGGYLVAALTSVCVSQWMPMARADAVITGMLLSFLAYLVVVLWCFACRTAWQAWIGVLLPSALLGAAFACGRWLI from the coding sequence ATGGCTGATCAGCAGACCCGCTCGCAAAGCAGCGCGCGGGCGAAGAGCAAAGCCCGGCCGAGCAAAGGCGTGGCGCTGTCGCTGGCATATCGGCTGGCAGTGACTTCGCGGATTCTGGCGGCGTTGTTCGGCGGCTATCTGGTCGCGGCGCTGACCAGCGTCTGTGTCAGCCAATGGATGCCGATGGCCCGCGCTGACGCGGTGATCACCGGCATGTTGCTGTCGTTTCTCGCGTATCTGGTGGTCGTGCTCTGGTGTTTTGCCTGCCGTACCGCGTGGCAGGCCTGGATCGGCGTTCTGCTGCCCAGCGCGCTTTTGGGCGCCGCGTTTGCCTGCGGGCGGTGGCTGATATGA
- a CDS encoding sigma-70 family RNA polymerase sigma factor yields the protein MPIAHYAPNHTVEGLYNAHHNWLTTWLRRRLGCPHSAADLAQDTFVKVLLARDTAQIIEPRAFLTTIAKRVLCNHYRRQDLERAYYQTLLEMPECVAPSEEDRAIILETLLELDQLLDGLPILVKRAFLLAQIDGLSHGEIAGQLGISIATVKRHLHKAALRCYFAL from the coding sequence ATGCCCATCGCCCACTACGCGCCCAATCACACCGTCGAAGGCCTGTATAACGCCCATCACAACTGGCTGACGACCTGGTTACGGCGCCGACTCGGCTGCCCGCATAGCGCGGCGGATCTGGCCCAAGACACCTTCGTCAAGGTGCTGCTGGCCCGGGACACGGCACAGATCATTGAGCCACGCGCCTTTCTGACCACGATTGCCAAACGCGTGCTGTGCAATCACTACCGCCGCCAGGATCTGGAACGCGCTTATTACCAGACGCTGCTGGAAATGCCGGAATGTGTCGCGCCTTCCGAAGAAGATCGGGCGATCATTCTGGAAACCCTGCTGGAGCTGGATCAGCTGCTCGATGGCCTGCCTATTCTGGTCAAGCGCGCGTTCCTGCTGGCGCAGATCGACGGCCTGAGCCACGGGGAAATCGCCGGGCAACTGGGGATTTCCATCGCCACGGTCAAACGCCATCTGCACAAGGCCGCCCTGCGCTGCTATTTCGCTCTATGA